Proteins encoded within one genomic window of Bradyrhizobium sp. 186:
- a CDS encoding carbohydrate ABC transporter permease: MHSIPGRRVIMALFLIFLLLPIYWLVNMSFKTNAEIVSTMTLWPHAPTLQHYKRIFTDESWYSGYINSLEYVVLNTIISISVALPAAYAFSRYRFLGDKHLFFWLLSNRMAPAAVYALPFFNLYSAIGLFDTPWAVALAHCIFNVPLAVWILEGFVSGVPREIDETAFLDGYSFPRFFIKILVPLIASGIGVAAFFCFMFSWVELLLARTLTSVQTKPIAAIMTRTVSAAGMDWGLLAAAGVLTIIPGALVIWFVRNYIARGFALGRV; encoded by the coding sequence ATGCACTCGATCCCCGGCCGCCGCGTCATCATGGCGCTGTTTTTGATCTTCCTACTGTTGCCGATCTACTGGCTCGTCAACATGAGCTTCAAGACCAACGCCGAGATCGTCTCGACGATGACGCTGTGGCCGCACGCACCGACGCTCCAGCACTACAAGCGCATCTTCACCGACGAGAGCTGGTATTCCGGCTACATCAACTCGCTGGAATATGTCGTCCTCAACACCATCATCTCGATCTCGGTGGCCCTGCCTGCGGCCTACGCCTTCTCGCGCTACCGCTTCCTCGGCGACAAGCATCTGTTCTTCTGGCTGCTGTCGAACCGCATGGCGCCGGCCGCGGTCTACGCGCTGCCGTTCTTCAATCTCTATTCGGCAATCGGGTTGTTCGATACGCCCTGGGCGGTCGCGCTCGCGCACTGCATCTTCAACGTGCCGCTGGCGGTGTGGATCCTCGAAGGCTTCGTCTCGGGCGTGCCACGCGAGATCGACGAGACCGCCTTCCTCGACGGCTATTCCTTCCCGCGCTTCTTCATCAAGATCCTGGTCCCGCTGATCGCGAGCGGCATCGGCGTCGCCGCGTTCTTCTGCTTCATGTTCTCCTGGGTCGAGCTGCTGCTCGCGCGCACGCTGACCTCGGTGCAGACCAAGCCGATCGCGGCGATCATGACGCGCACCGTATCGGCGGCCGGCATGGACTGGGGGCTGTTGGCTGCCGCCGGCGTGCTCACCATCATTCCGGGCGCGCTCGTGATCTGGTTCGTCCGCAACTACATCGCGCGCGGTTTCGCGCTTGGCCGGGTCTAG
- a CDS encoding FAD-binding oxidoreductase has translation MALIEAFKQLLGDKAVLTREEDLAGLTEDWRGRYRAPALCAVLPSSTEQVAAIVRLCVAHQTPVLPQGGNTSLCGGATPSGQGKRPVVVALTRMRRIRSIDPVNNTMVVDAGCVLAAIQEAAASAGRLYPVSLGAEGSCQIGGNIGTNAGGTGVLRYGNTRDNVLGLEVVLPDGAIWDGLYALRKNNTGYDLKHLFIGSEGTLGIITGAVLKLHPLPTAEAVAWLAVDSPQQALDVLGLFQAACNSRLSAFELMNAKQIQLVLEQVPGRRCPVAEIDSWHVLVELSDTGDAAALAATMQMVLEQALEAGLVSDGVVAASEAQRKAMWLVRHSVSEANKKAGVGLTSDTAVPVSTVPAFIDQAMAAVRAIVPDLPFVIVGHMGDGNIHLIPFFSFAEWDAVLERDAVALRIRRAMNDVASSLRGTFSAEHGVGRTLTDEMSRYKPPVELTLMRAVKQAFDPSGLFNPGRVLPQTSAADAAAASPPIATS, from the coding sequence ATGGCATTGATCGAGGCGTTCAAGCAGTTGCTGGGCGACAAGGCCGTGCTGACTCGCGAGGAGGATCTCGCGGGCCTCACCGAGGATTGGCGTGGCCGCTATCGCGCGCCCGCGCTCTGTGCGGTCCTGCCATCCAGCACGGAGCAGGTTGCGGCCATCGTCCGTCTCTGCGTCGCGCACCAAACGCCGGTGCTGCCACAGGGCGGTAACACCAGCCTGTGCGGTGGCGCGACCCCGTCCGGGCAAGGCAAGCGGCCGGTCGTCGTCGCGCTGACGCGCATGCGGCGAATCCGCTCGATCGATCCGGTCAACAACACGATGGTGGTCGATGCGGGCTGCGTGCTTGCCGCGATCCAGGAAGCCGCCGCCTCGGCAGGCCGGTTGTACCCCGTCAGCCTGGGCGCCGAGGGCTCGTGCCAGATCGGCGGCAACATCGGCACCAATGCCGGCGGCACCGGCGTGCTCCGCTATGGCAATACGCGGGACAACGTGCTCGGCCTCGAAGTCGTGCTTCCGGACGGCGCGATCTGGGACGGCCTCTACGCGTTGCGCAAGAACAACACCGGCTACGACCTCAAGCATCTCTTCATCGGCTCCGAGGGCACCCTCGGCATCATCACCGGCGCGGTGCTGAAGCTGCATCCGCTGCCGACGGCGGAGGCCGTCGCCTGGCTTGCGGTCGACAGTCCGCAGCAGGCGCTCGACGTGCTCGGCCTGTTTCAGGCCGCCTGCAATTCACGGCTCTCCGCCTTCGAGCTGATGAATGCGAAGCAGATCCAGCTCGTGCTCGAGCAGGTGCCGGGCCGGCGCTGTCCGGTCGCGGAGATCGACAGCTGGCACGTCCTCGTCGAATTGTCCGACACCGGCGATGCCGCGGCGCTCGCGGCAACGATGCAAATGGTGCTCGAACAGGCGCTCGAGGCCGGGCTGGTCAGCGACGGTGTCGTCGCCGCGAGCGAGGCGCAGCGCAAGGCGATGTGGCTGGTGCGTCACAGCGTTTCGGAAGCCAACAAGAAAGCCGGCGTGGGCCTGACGTCGGACACCGCGGTCCCGGTGTCGACCGTGCCGGCCTTCATCGATCAGGCGATGGCGGCCGTGCGCGCGATCGTGCCGGATCTGCCGTTCGTGATCGTCGGCCACATGGGCGACGGCAACATTCATCTCATTCCCTTCTTCAGCTTTGCCGAATGGGACGCCGTGCTGGAGCGCGACGCCGTTGCGCTGCGAATCCGCCGGGCCATGAACGATGTCGCAAGCTCCCTGCGCGGCACCTTCAGCGCCGAGCACGGCGTCGGGCGCACGCTGACCGACGAGATGTCCCGCTACAAGCCGCCGGTCGAGCTCACACTGATGCGGGCGGTGAAACAGGCGTTCGATCCATCCGGTCTTTTCAATCCCGGCCGCGTTCTGCCGCAGACATCCGCGGCCGATGCGGCCGCAGCTTCGCCGCCCATCGCAACATCGTAG
- a CDS encoding ABC transporter ATP-binding protein: MSVTLDHVTRTVDGVPHIRDVSLTLESGTLNVLLGPTLSGKTSIMRLLAGLDKPTTGKVLVNGKDVTGADVRQRSVAMVYQQFINYPSLTVYENIASPLRVQGKPREEIERRVAEAARLLRLEPFLKRTPLQLSGGQQQRTAIARALVKGADLVLLDEPLANLDYKLREELRTELPRIFEASGAIFVYATTEPTEALLLGGNTVCMWKGQALQIGETANVYRRPQTLRVAQVFSDPPLNLVGIEKKNGQVAYAGGTASPASGLYSSLADGAYRVGFRAHQLALANGQADRHAFHATVTVTEITGSESFVHLTRDGSNWVAVLHGVHEFEPGQTIDAVLDPNDVFVFDAADRLVAAPDPLAKNM; the protein is encoded by the coding sequence ATGAGCGTGACGCTCGATCACGTGACCCGAACCGTCGACGGGGTCCCGCACATCCGCGACGTCTCGCTGACGCTCGAGAGCGGCACGCTGAACGTGCTGCTCGGGCCGACGCTGTCCGGCAAGACCTCGATCATGCGACTGCTCGCCGGCCTCGACAAGCCGACCACGGGGAAGGTGCTGGTCAACGGCAAGGACGTCACCGGCGCGGACGTGCGCCAGCGTTCGGTCGCGATGGTCTACCAGCAGTTCATCAACTACCCCTCGCTCACGGTCTATGAGAACATTGCCTCGCCGCTGCGCGTGCAGGGCAAGCCGCGTGAGGAGATCGAGAGGCGCGTGGCGGAAGCCGCGAGGCTGCTCAGACTCGAGCCGTTCCTGAAGCGCACGCCGCTCCAGCTCTCCGGCGGCCAGCAGCAGCGCACCGCGATAGCGCGCGCGCTGGTGAAGGGCGCCGATCTCGTGCTGCTCGACGAGCCGCTCGCCAATCTCGATTACAAGCTGCGCGAGGAGCTGCGTACCGAGCTGCCGCGCATCTTCGAGGCCTCGGGCGCGATCTTCGTCTATGCCACCACCGAGCCGACCGAGGCGCTGCTGCTCGGCGGCAACACGGTGTGCATGTGGAAGGGCCAGGCGCTCCAGATCGGCGAGACCGCCAACGTCTACCGCCGGCCGCAGACGCTGCGCGTCGCGCAGGTGTTCTCCGATCCGCCGCTCAATCTTGTCGGCATCGAGAAGAAGAACGGGCAGGTCGCCTATGCCGGCGGCACGGCCTCGCCCGCCTCGGGCCTCTATTCGTCGCTCGCCGACGGCGCCTATCGCGTCGGCTTTCGCGCGCACCAGCTCGCGCTCGCCAACGGTCAGGCCGATCGCCACGCCTTCCATGCCACAGTGACGGTGACCGAGATCACCGGTTCGGAGAGTTTCGTGCATTTGACCCGCGACGGTTCGAACTGGGTTGCGGTGCTGCACGGCGTGCACGAGTTCGAGCCCGGCCAGACCATCGACGCCGTGCTCGACCCCAACGACGTCTTCGTGTTCGACGCGGCCGACCGCCTGGTCGCCGCGCCCGACCCCCTAGCGAAAAATATGTGA
- a CDS encoding ABC transporter substrate-binding protein, producing MSSTAALLAVSFAVSAPVRAADDAAIQKWIAEFQPSTLSKDEQKKELEWFAKAAEPFKGMEINVVSETIATHEYESQTLAKAFTELTGIKLKHDIIQEGDVVEKLQTQMQSGKNVYDGWINDSDLIGTHFRYGQTIALSDYMTGEGKDVTDPKLDVNDFIGKSFGTAPDGKLYQLPDQQFANLYWFRYDWFTNPDYKAKFKAKYGYELGVPVNWSAYEDIAEFFTNDIKEINGVKVYGHMDYGKKDPSLGWRFTDAWLSMAGNGDKGIPNGLPVDEWGIRMEGCRPVGSSVERGGDTNGPAAVYSITKYLEWMKKYAPPQAQGMTFSESGPVPAQGNIAQQMFWYTAFTADMVKPGIAVMNADGTPKWRMAPSPHGSYWKEGMKLGYQDAGSLTLLKSTPADRRKAAWLYLQFIVSKTVSLKKSHVGLTFVRESDIWDKSFTERAPKLGGLIEFYRSPARVQWTPTGNNVPDYPKLAQLWWQNIGDASSGSKTPQAAMDALAAAQDSVMERLEKSGVQGACGPKLHKKESAEFWFARAQKDGTIAPQRKLANEKPKGETVDYDTLIKSWPATPPKRASLQ from the coding sequence ATGTCGAGCACGGCCGCGCTCCTGGCGGTGTCGTTCGCCGTCTCGGCGCCGGTCCGCGCCGCTGACGATGCCGCGATCCAGAAGTGGATCGCCGAATTCCAGCCTTCGACGCTGTCGAAGGACGAGCAGAAGAAGGAGCTGGAGTGGTTCGCCAAGGCCGCCGAACCTTTCAAGGGCATGGAGATCAACGTCGTCTCCGAGACCATCGCGACCCACGAATACGAGTCGCAGACACTCGCCAAGGCGTTCACCGAGCTGACCGGCATCAAGCTCAAGCACGACATCATTCAGGAAGGTGACGTCGTCGAGAAGCTTCAGACCCAGATGCAGTCCGGCAAGAACGTCTATGACGGCTGGATCAACGATAGCGACCTGATCGGCACGCACTTCCGCTACGGCCAGACCATCGCGCTGTCGGATTACATGACCGGCGAGGGCAAGGATGTCACCGACCCCAAGCTCGACGTCAACGACTTCATCGGCAAGTCGTTCGGCACGGCGCCGGATGGCAAGCTCTACCAGCTGCCCGACCAGCAGTTCGCCAACCTCTATTGGTTCCGCTACGACTGGTTCACCAACCCCGACTACAAGGCGAAGTTCAAGGCCAAGTATGGCTACGAGCTCGGCGTTCCCGTGAACTGGTCGGCCTATGAAGACATCGCCGAGTTCTTCACGAACGACATCAAGGAGATCAACGGCGTCAAGGTCTACGGCCATATGGACTATGGCAAGAAGGACCCTTCGCTCGGATGGCGTTTCACCGACGCCTGGCTGTCGATGGCCGGCAACGGTGACAAGGGCATTCCGAACGGTCTGCCGGTCGACGAGTGGGGCATCCGCATGGAAGGCTGCCGTCCGGTCGGCTCCTCGGTCGAACGTGGTGGCGACACCAACGGTCCGGCCGCAGTCTACTCGATCACGAAGTATCTGGAGTGGATGAAGAAGTATGCTCCGCCGCAGGCCCAGGGCATGACCTTCTCCGAGTCTGGTCCGGTGCCGGCACAGGGTAACATCGCCCAGCAGATGTTCTGGTACACCGCCTTCACCGCCGACATGGTGAAGCCCGGCATTGCCGTGATGAACGCGGACGGTACGCCGAAGTGGCGTATGGCTCCGTCGCCGCACGGTTCGTACTGGAAGGAAGGCATGAAGCTCGGCTATCAGGACGCGGGCTCGCTCACGCTTCTGAAGTCGACCCCGGCGGACCGCCGCAAGGCGGCCTGGCTCTATCTCCAGTTCATCGTCTCCAAGACGGTGTCGCTGAAGAAGAGCCATGTCGGTCTCACCTTCGTCCGTGAATCCGACATCTGGGACAAGTCGTTCACCGAGCGTGCGCCGAAGCTCGGCGGCCTGATCGAGTTCTACCGCTCGCCCGCGCGCGTGCAGTGGACCCCGACCGGCAACAACGTGCCCGACTATCCGAAGCTCGCGCAGCTGTGGTGGCAGAACATCGGCGATGCGTCGTCCGGTTCGAAGACGCCGCAAGCTGCGATGGATGCACTTGCAGCCGCCCAGGACTCCGTCATGGAGCGTCTGGAGAAGTCGGGCGTGCAGGGCGCCTGCGGTCCGAAGCTGCACAAGAAGGAGTCGGCCGAGTTCTGGTTCGCCAGGGCCCAGAAGGACGGCACCATCGCGCCGCAGCGCAAGCTCGCCAACGAGAAGCCGAAGGGCGAAACAGTCGACTACGACACGCTGATCAAGTCGTGGCCGGCAACGCCCCCGAAGCGCGCCTCGCTGCAGTAG
- a CDS encoding DUF2160 domain-containing protein, giving the protein MESIAWMAWTLPTAIFFIALACTLAVMTWLAAIYPEAERVGVLRIPTTRGDRLFVSLITAAVIHLLWIAFIGTDALATLPIGEEGLEISRLWLASGISLVTAVLIFRTV; this is encoded by the coding sequence ATGGAATCCATCGCATGGATGGCCTGGACGTTGCCCACAGCGATCTTCTTTATCGCGCTCGCCTGCACGCTTGCGGTGATGACCTGGCTTGCCGCAATCTATCCCGAGGCCGAACGCGTCGGCGTGCTGCGCATCCCGACCACGCGCGGCGACCGGCTATTCGTTTCGCTGATCACGGCCGCGGTCATCCACCTCTTGTGGATCGCCTTCATCGGCACCGACGCGCTTGCCACGCTGCCGATCGGCGAGGAGGGCTTGGAGATTTCGCGCCTGTGGCTCGCATCAGGAATTTCGCTTGTCACGGCCGTGCTCATTTTTCGCACGGTCTAG
- a CDS encoding ABC transporter ATP-binding protein has translation MARIDLVDLAHSYGGNDAPPDSFALKPVTMTWRQGGAYALLGPSGCGKTTLLNVISGIITPSRGEILFDGEDITPLSTQKRNIAQVFQFPVIYDTMTVGQNLAFPLKNRGVPKAEIDRRVAEIGRLLDLEPYLNRKATRLTADAKQKISLGRGLVRSDVAAVLFDEPLTVIDPELKWQLRSKLKALHRELDLTMIYVTHDQTEALTFADTVVVMHDGRVVQSGTPAELFDKPAHTFVGYFIGSPGMNIIPAEVSGREARIDGHVIALNRSYDKLPAGAKIEIGVRPEFVEAVAPAPDLLTAKIERIDDLGRIRFARARLGDAKLAARAPAGFTSSDGTAGLKFDPSHVHVYADSLLVEGTT, from the coding sequence ATGGCCCGCATTGACCTCGTCGATCTCGCGCACTCCTACGGCGGCAATGACGCGCCGCCGGACAGCTTTGCCCTCAAGCCGGTGACCATGACTTGGCGGCAGGGCGGCGCCTATGCGCTGCTCGGGCCGTCCGGCTGCGGCAAGACCACGCTGCTCAATGTTATCTCCGGCATCATCACGCCCTCGCGGGGGGAAATCCTGTTCGACGGCGAGGACATCACACCGCTGTCAACCCAGAAGCGCAACATCGCCCAGGTGTTTCAGTTTCCGGTGATCTACGACACCATGACGGTAGGACAGAACCTGGCGTTTCCGCTGAAGAACCGCGGCGTGCCGAAGGCCGAGATCGACAGGCGCGTCGCCGAAATCGGCCGCCTGCTCGATCTTGAACCCTATCTGAACCGCAAGGCGACGCGGCTCACGGCTGATGCCAAGCAGAAGATCTCGCTCGGCCGCGGCCTCGTCCGCTCAGACGTCGCGGCTGTCTTGTTCGACGAGCCGTTGACCGTGATCGATCCCGAGCTGAAATGGCAGCTTCGCTCGAAGCTGAAGGCGCTGCATCGCGAGCTCGACCTTACGATGATCTACGTCACCCACGACCAGACCGAGGCGCTGACCTTCGCCGACACCGTGGTCGTCATGCATGACGGCCGCGTGGTACAGAGCGGCACGCCGGCCGAACTGTTCGACAAGCCGGCGCACACCTTTGTCGGCTATTTCATTGGCTCGCCTGGCATGAACATCATTCCGGCCGAGGTGAGCGGCCGCGAGGCGCGGATCGACGGCCATGTCATCGCGCTCAACCGCAGCTACGACAAATTGCCGGCGGGCGCCAAGATCGAGATCGGCGTGCGTCCGGAATTCGTCGAAGCCGTGGCGCCGGCGCCCGACCTGCTCACCGCGAAGATCGAGCGCATCGACGATCTCGGCCGCATCCGTTTTGCGCGTGCGCGCCTCGGTGACGCAAAACTCGCGGCGCGCGCGCCGGCTGGCTTCACCAGCTCGGACGGCACGGCCGGGCTGAAATTCGATCCGTCGCATGTCCACGTCTATGCCGACAGCCTTCTGGTGGAGGGAACCACCTGA
- a CDS encoding ABC transporter ATP-binding protein has product MTGSKGSERPMVSSSLRIHELCKRYGDFVALAPTSLEVARGEFLTLLGPSGSGKTTLLSLIAGLAHPDEGRILIDDADITHSPAYARDIGVVFQNYALFPHMTVEDNIAFPLKMRKVADAEARRRAAEALETVRLPHVAKRYPRELSGGQQQRIALARCIVYRPAIILMDEPLGALDKKLRDQMQLEIKRIHRALGTTIVYVTHDQEEAMTMSDRICLMNAGAIEQLGTPEDLYFRPRSVFVADFLGESNLFSATVRGVDGDGLDIVLAEQAAPSRAVGNGSSFAAGEPIKVMVRPQNLVVGEAGGGGRLAGRLVDVMISGSLTRLYIAPETAGMPQLVVAHPTRSGSTPYEIGQRLLLGWNAADAVAIRDGMGI; this is encoded by the coding sequence TTGACCGGATCGAAGGGATCGGAGCGGCCCATGGTCTCGTCGAGCCTGCGGATTCACGAGCTGTGCAAACGCTATGGCGACTTCGTCGCGCTGGCGCCGACCAGCCTCGAGGTCGCCAGGGGCGAATTCCTCACTTTGCTCGGTCCGTCGGGATCGGGCAAGACGACGCTGCTCAGCCTGATCGCGGGGCTCGCCCATCCCGACGAGGGGCGTATCCTGATCGACGATGCCGACATCACGCACAGTCCGGCCTACGCGCGCGACATCGGCGTTGTGTTCCAGAACTACGCGCTGTTTCCGCACATGACGGTCGAGGACAACATCGCGTTTCCGCTGAAGATGCGGAAGGTGGCCGACGCGGAAGCGCGTCGGCGCGCGGCCGAGGCGCTGGAGACGGTACGTCTGCCGCACGTGGCCAAGCGCTATCCGCGCGAGCTGTCCGGCGGCCAGCAGCAGCGCATCGCGCTGGCGCGCTGCATCGTCTATCGCCCCGCGATCATCCTGATGGACGAGCCTCTCGGCGCGCTCGACAAGAAGCTGCGCGACCAGATGCAACTCGAGATCAAACGCATCCATCGCGCGCTCGGCACCACGATCGTCTACGTCACCCACGACCAGGAAGAGGCGATGACGATGTCGGATCGCATCTGCCTTATGAATGCAGGCGCGATCGAGCAGCTCGGCACGCCGGAAGATCTCTATTTCCGTCCGCGCTCGGTGTTCGTCGCCGACTTCCTCGGCGAGTCCAACCTGTTCAGCGCCACCGTGCGCGGCGTCGACGGCGATGGGCTCGACATCGTCCTGGCCGAGCAGGCCGCGCCGTCGCGCGCGGTCGGCAACGGCAGCAGTTTCGCCGCGGGCGAACCAATCAAGGTCATGGTCCGGCCGCAGAATCTGGTGGTCGGCGAGGCGGGCGGCGGAGGCCGGCTCGCCGGCCGGCTCGTGGACGTGATGATCAGCGGCAGCCTGACGCGGCTCTACATCGCGCCCGAGACGGCCGGCATGCCGCAACTCGTTGTCGCGCATCCGACCCGCAGCGGTTCGACGCCCTACGAGATCGGACAGCGGCTCTTGCTCGGATGGAATGCGGCGGATGCCGTCGCCATCCGCGACGGGATGGGGATCTGA
- a CDS encoding sugar ABC transporter permease produces the protein MDKTVNQKAWFLVLPVFLVVAFSAVLPLMTVVNYSMQDTFGNNQFFWNGVGWFKELLDPSTDLGGRFLASLGRNLFFSLVILAIEVPLGIVVALSMPRQGWTVAACLVILALPLLIPWNVVGTIWQIFGRPDIGLLGYVLNAIGIDYNYVSNAVDAWVTVIVMDVWHWTSLVALLCYAGLKSIPEAYYQAAQIDGASRWAVFKAIQLPKMNRVLLIAVLLRFMDSFMIYTEPFVVTGGGPGNSTTFVSIELVKIALGQFDLGKAAALSLVYNLIILIVCWIFYTVMTNAGAERKPQEGAV, from the coding sequence ATGGACAAGACCGTCAACCAAAAAGCCTGGTTCCTGGTGCTGCCGGTGTTCCTGGTCGTCGCTTTCTCGGCGGTGCTGCCGCTGATGACGGTAGTGAACTATTCGATGCAGGACACCTTCGGCAACAACCAGTTCTTCTGGAACGGTGTCGGCTGGTTCAAGGAGTTGCTCGATCCCTCGACCGATCTCGGCGGCCGCTTCCTGGCGTCGCTCGGGCGCAACCTGTTCTTCTCGCTGGTGATCCTCGCCATCGAGGTGCCGCTCGGCATCGTCGTCGCGCTGTCGATGCCGCGCCAGGGCTGGACGGTGGCGGCCTGCCTCGTCATCCTCGCGCTGCCGTTGCTGATTCCGTGGAACGTGGTCGGCACGATCTGGCAGATTTTCGGCCGGCCCGACATCGGCCTGCTCGGCTACGTGCTCAATGCGATCGGCATCGACTACAACTACGTCTCCAACGCCGTCGATGCCTGGGTCACCGTCATCGTGATGGACGTCTGGCACTGGACCAGCCTGGTCGCGCTGCTCTGCTATGCCGGCCTGAAGTCGATCCCCGAGGCCTATTACCAGGCAGCGCAGATCGACGGCGCCTCGCGCTGGGCGGTGTTCAAGGCGATCCAGCTGCCGAAGATGAACCGCGTGCTCCTGATTGCGGTGCTGCTACGCTTCATGGATTCGTTCATGATCTACACCGAGCCGTTCGTGGTGACGGGTGGCGGACCCGGCAACTCGACGACCTTCGTGTCGATCGAGCTCGTCAAGATCGCCCTCGGCCAGTTCGACCTCGGCAAGGCCGCCGCACTGTCGCTCGTCTACAATCTGATCATCCTGATCGTCTGCTGGATCTTCTATACGGTCATGACCAATGCGGGCGCGGAGCGTAAGCCGCAGGAAGGAGCCGTGTGA
- a CDS encoding ABC transporter substrate-binding protein, with protein sequence MTNAPKIITSRRRLLLGAGAGAVALAAPSVWSPSRAAGKRIVVRDDGGIYTKAYGAVYYRPFTEATGIEVVGVQANAEPVAQIKTMVDTKSYTWDMAKISWPAIQLLTTGGKQYLEKHGLESEPVIKSIPAEYASPYGVATNVYTTVLAYRSDAFKGRKAPQSWADFWNVKDFPGRRSVRKHPFDTIEEALMGAGVPTAQVYPCDLDKAFASLDKIKSSVAVWWTSGAQVEQMLTSGEVDMLPTWVSRAQSAQAAGAPVEIIWNQGVWGADNWSILAGTPNADACREFIKFASDPKRQAALVEYFPAGLTQPEAFNYVKPDVARNCPTYPDNIKAGLKIDAKYWYDNQAAVIERFNSWILA encoded by the coding sequence ATGACCAACGCACCGAAGATCATCACTTCGCGACGTCGCCTGCTGCTCGGTGCGGGAGCCGGCGCCGTCGCGCTCGCCGCGCCCTCGGTCTGGTCGCCGTCCCGCGCCGCGGGCAAGCGCATCGTCGTGCGCGACGACGGCGGCATCTACACCAAGGCCTATGGCGCGGTGTACTACCGGCCCTTCACCGAGGCGACGGGGATCGAGGTCGTCGGCGTGCAGGCCAACGCCGAGCCGGTCGCTCAGATCAAGACCATGGTCGACACCAAGAGCTACACTTGGGACATGGCCAAGATCAGCTGGCCCGCGATCCAGCTCTTGACCACCGGCGGCAAGCAATATCTCGAGAAGCACGGCCTCGAATCCGAGCCTGTCATCAAGTCGATTCCCGCCGAATACGCCTCGCCCTATGGCGTTGCGACCAACGTCTACACCACGGTGCTCGCCTATCGTTCCGACGCCTTCAAGGGCCGCAAGGCGCCGCAATCCTGGGCCGACTTCTGGAACGTGAAGGACTTTCCCGGCCGCCGCTCGGTGCGCAAGCATCCGTTCGACACGATCGAGGAGGCGCTGATGGGCGCGGGCGTGCCGACCGCGCAGGTCTACCCTTGCGATCTCGACAAGGCGTTCGCATCCCTCGACAAGATCAAGTCGTCGGTCGCGGTGTGGTGGACCAGCGGCGCGCAGGTCGAGCAGATGCTGACCTCCGGCGAGGTCGATATGCTTCCGACCTGGGTGTCGCGTGCCCAGTCCGCGCAGGCGGCGGGCGCACCGGTCGAGATCATCTGGAACCAGGGAGTCTGGGGCGCCGACAACTGGTCGATCCTCGCCGGCACGCCGAATGCGGATGCCTGCCGCGAATTCATCAAGTTCGCGTCCGATCCGAAGCGCCAGGCCGCGCTGGTCGAGTATTTTCCGGCCGGCCTCACCCAGCCGGAGGCCTTCAACTACGTCAAGCCGGACGTCGCCAGGAACTGTCCGACCTATCCCGACAACATCAAGGCCGGGCTGAAGATCGACGCGAAATACTGGTACGACAACCAGGCCGCTGTGATCGAGCGCTTCAACAGCTGGATACTGGCTTGA